A genomic segment from Zygotorulaspora mrakii chromosome 1, complete sequence encodes:
- the GFD2 gene encoding Gfd2p (similar to Saccharomyces cerevisiae GFD2 (YCL036W) and YDR514C; ancestral locus Anc_1.37): MKRSFGKFISQSQIRERARHKVNRISTDNFSMAQKKISVRGLPDNNISSSSRYWRARGLIENESGHGQPSWIEEQEQFAKLHKIPYNGKGEVATELADNIEKYLDKVRARFKKEEDISDMKLAQKLAVYKKQWMRLYDGVDPDSLVLNGTETVEVRELKKAYDKAIKALKREHSPIIHPSPRSSNFDYFCNGIRLLASKKTICFCLDAEAFEFDNDMVTEIGISIYDPRENFFSFVPITRNYHIIISEALTVRNSKFVIDSKDCYQLGESLVLSLGECVEFVQALIDFYLEPRTVEDESWSRALVGHNVQGDISWLKQMGIKIPKVAKNHSDNLDYQLSHVNAPNEPIFVLDTEKLYRFTYGNKGGSLGKLLRLLKIPHSFLHNAGNDAYYTLQLLLRMCDINYRKQNGLDDLIEMNRRIEQWLQREREEPKVVPMSYLETVKTFHDSSRIKKDSNPSGKKKGKTLVHQTEFGGSQWYPTAREAFLSTLR, encoded by the coding sequence ATGAAACGGAGTTTTGGGAAATTTATCAGTCAATCTCAGATCCGGGAGAGAGCGCGGCATAAGGTGAACAGGATATCAACAGATAATTTTTCTATGgctcaaaagaaaataagtGTGCGGGGCTTGCCTGACAACAACATCTCAAGTTCTTCAAGGTACTGGCGTGCGAGAGGTTTGATTGAGAATGAGAGTGGCCATGGGCAACCGTCCTGGATTGAGGAACAAGAACAATTCGCAAAGCTGCATAAAATACCATATAATGGAAAGGGAGAAGTTGCGACGGAATTGGCCGATAACATCGAAAAATATTTAGATAAGGTTCGAGCTAGgttcaaaaaagaggagGATATAAGCGACATGAAACTGGCACAGAAACTTGCGGTTTACAAGAAGCAGTGGATGCGCCTCTACGACGGGGTGGATCCTGATTCTCTGGTCCTCAACGGAACGGAGACGGTTGAAGTCAGAGAGCTGAAAAAAGCATACGACAAGGCAATCAAGGCCCTAAAAAGAGAACATTCCCCTATAATACATCCATCACCGAGATCATCAAACTTTGACTATTTTTGTAATGGCATTCGGCTACttgcatcaaaaaagacaaTATGTTTTTGCCTAGACGCAGAAGCGTTCGAgtttgataatgatatgGTCACCGAGATAGGTATCTCAATATATGATCCCAgagagaattttttttcattcgTTCCGATAACGAGAAATTATCATATAATCATTTCGGAAGCGCTGACTGTgcgaaattcaaaatttgtcaTCGATTCCAAAGACTGCTACCAGCTTGGCGAAAGCCTCGTTCTTTCCTTGGGCGAGTGTGTGGAGTTTGTCCAGGCTCTTATAGATTTCTATCTCGAACCGAGAACCGTTGAGGACGAATCATGGTCAAGGGCGCTCGTGGGGCACAACGTCCAGGGGGACATCTCCTGGCTCAAGCAAATGGGTATCAAGATCCCCAAAGTCGCCAAAAACCACTCAGACAACCTGGACTACCAACTAAGTCACGTGAATGCCCCCAACGAGCCCATCTTTGTGCTGGATACTGAGAAACTGTATAGATTTACTTACGGAAACAAGGGCGGTAGCCTAGGCAAGCTGCTTCGTCTTCTGAAAATACCGCACTCCTTCTTACACAACGCTGGTAACGACGCCTACTATACGCTACAGTTGCTTCTACGCATGTGTGACATCAACTACCGGAAGCAAAACGGGCTTGACGATCTGATTGAGATGAACCGTCGCATCGAACAATGGCTCCAGCGTGAGCGCGAGGAGCCGAAAGTCGTCCCGATGTCCTATTTGGAAACAGTCAAGACCTTCCACGATTCATCGcgaatcaaaaaagattcGAACCCGTCcggaaagaaaaaaggtaaGACCCTCGTTCATCAAACGGAATTTGGTGGCTCGCAATGGTACCCAACAGCTCGGGAAGCTTTTCTCAGTACCTTGAGATAG
- the GRX1 gene encoding dithiol glutaredoxin GRX1 (similar to Saccharomyces cerevisiae GRX1 (YCL035C) and GRX2 (YDR513W); ancestral locus Anc_1.38), with amino-acid sequence MGFDISSFVPLVIILLVTNFLTRRYLNSGFQKKMVSQDTIKKVKDLIAEKKVFVASKTYCPYCQATLRTLFEEYKVPKEKSVVLQLDTIDDGADIQEALKEINGQKTVPNIYIDGKHVGGNSDLEELKSSGKLDALLKDVLN; translated from the coding sequence ATGGGATTTGATATAAGTTCATTTGTTCCATTAGTTATCATATTGCTCGTAACGAATTTTTTGACCAGAAGATACTTGAATTCGGGTTTCCAGAAGAAGATGGTTTCACAGGATACAATTAAAAAAGTCAAGGACCTtattgctgaaaagaaggtCTTCGTGGCTTCGAAGACGTACTGCCCATACTGTCAGGCCACCTTGAGGACTTTGTTCGAAGAATATAAAGTTCCTAAGGAGAAGTCTGTCGTTTTGCAGTTGGACACCATTGACGATGGTGCTGATATTCAGGAAGCATTGAAAGAGATCAATGGTCAGAAGACAGTCCCAAATATTTATATTGATGGTAAGCACGTTGGTGGTAACAGCGATCTAGAGGAATTGAAATCCTCCGGTAAACTGGATGCTCTTTTAAAGGATGTTTTGAACTAG
- the LSB5 gene encoding Lsb5p (similar to Saccharomyces cerevisiae LSB5 (YCL034W); ancestral locus Anc_1.39) has protein sequence MGFLTDHPHTSITDTIDRVVSARDYTLEVDLGTLVGLIRDNRNEYQYTTNQEEAGRALRKKLKYGNKIQQSRSLDLMDLFISQGLKFTVLYNDDKLIDRIEGIALGNVSDSRGNKYSSKIITKCANYVLGWYSYIRSTGLESSRCYASLNVVGEKVKRHYSHRRRADERSNFMDDGADESIYATSAANPDQMYRIPQLDMKKAAPSIRLVISDGLASAIALQNALMVLPSNQRSVDDEEATAKFIQARALRRKVLRYLQLVTEGEFLGSLIHANDELVSALTSYDEKSGVSEDTDGSSGDYDYSEDENQDSDEEESLDDRSLSSVQPSTSSNPFGDHNRI, from the coding sequence ATGGGGTTTCTAACAGACCATCCCCACACATCGATCACCGATACAATTGACCGTGTTGTCTCTGCGAGAGATTACACACTTGAAGTTGATCTAGGGACACTAGTTGGGTTAATCAGAGATAATCGAAATGAATATCAGTATACGACGAACCAAGAGGAGGCGGGCAGAGCACTTCGCAAAAAGCTTAAGTACGGCAATAAAATCCAGCAATCCAGATCCCTCGATCTAATGGATCTTTTCATATCGCAGGGATTGAAGTTCACTGTGCTGTACAACGATGACAAGCTCATTGACAGAATAGAAGGAATTGCGCTTGGAAATGTATCTGATTCCAGAGGTAATAAATACAGCTCAAAGATCATAACAAAATGCGCTAACTACGTTCTGGGCTGGTACAGTTACATCAGGAGCACTGGATTGGAGTCCAGTCGATGTTATGCAAGTTTAAACGTAGTGGGCGAAAAAGTTAAGAGACATTATTCCCATAGGAGGCGTGCTGATGAAAGGTCTAATTTCATGGATGACGGAGCAGATGAAAGCATATACGCTACGTCAGCTGCGAACCCCGATCAGATGTATAGAATACCACAATTGGACATGAAAAAAGCTGCTCCATCGATCCGTCTGGTCATCAGTGATGGTCTTGCATCCGCAATTGCGCTTCAGAACGCATTGATGGTCTTGCCCTCAAATCAAAGATCTGTGGATGATGAGGAGGCAACGGCAAAATTCATCCAAGCAAGAGCGTTGAGGAGGAAGGTACTTAGATATTTGCAACTGGTCACGGAGGGAGAGTTTTTGGGCAGTCTTATCCATGCCAATGATGAATTGGTTAGTGCATTGACTAGTTACGATGAGAAAAGTGGCGTATCTGAGGACACAGACGGCAGCAGTGGCGATTACGATTATAGCgaagatgaaaatcaaGACAGCGATGAGGAAGAGTCTTTGGATGACAGGTCCTTATCATCAGTGCAGCCATCCACATCTTCTAATCCGTTTGGCGATCATAACAGAATTTAG
- the MXR2 gene encoding peptide-methionine (R)-S-oxide reductase (similar to Saccharomyces cerevisiae YCL033C; ancestral locus Anc_1.40): MLRRFAFRHLPITVKRRSFVTLRSIHYTSARMSDNEQKWNPELTGEQLRILRDKQTERANTGKYIHNKETGVYSCANCNTPLYSSGAKFESGCGWPAFYEEISKDALTYHTDISYGMKRIEICCGKCGGHLGHVFEGEGWKELLNLPSDVRHCVNSASLKFSKS, encoded by the coding sequence ATGCTGAGAAGATTTGCATTTCGTCATTTGCCAATAACAGTGAAAAGGCGGTCATTCGTCACCTTAAGAAGCATTCATTACACCAGCGCTAGAATGTCTGACAACGAACAGAAGTGGAACCCTGAATTAACTGGTGAACAATTAAGAATTTTAAGGGACAAACAAACTGAGAGGGCCAACACAGGAAAGTATATACATAATAAGGAAACCGGTGTTTACTCATGTGCTAACTGTAATACGCCTCTCTATTCCAGCGGTGCCAAATTCGAATCCGGATGTGGGTGGCCTGCATTCTATGAAGAAATTTCCAAGGATGCGTTGACGTACCACACTGATATTAGCTATGGAATGAAGAGAATAGAGATCTGCTGCGGTAAGTGTGGTGGACATTTAGGGCATGTCTTTGAGGGAGAAGGTTGGAAAGAGCTATTGAACTTACCGTCTGATGTAAGACATTGTGTTAATAGCGCGTCGCTGAAATTCTCGAAGAGCTGA
- the EMI1 gene encoding Emi1p (similar to Saccharomyces cerevisiae EMI1 (YDR512C); ancestral locus Anc_1.41) has protein sequence MSTKYPSTMRCMEAFDQLTICYSIGGQFRNYYRHGEFNQCQKPLEKLKFCVVNGKDPVKVQEWYKNQIEYNKTHRGTSDDIWQER, from the coding sequence ATGTCCACCAAATATCCCAGTACCATGCGATGCATGGAGGCTTTCGATCAGCTAACCATTTGCTATTCAATAGGAGGTCAATTTCGCAATTACTATAGACATGGCGAATTCAATCAATGCCAAAAACCATTGGAAAAGCTCAAATTCTGTGTAGTTAACGGGAAAGATCCTGTAAAAGTGCAAGAATGGTACAAAAATCAGATTGAATACAATAAGACTCACAGAGGCACGTCTGATGACATATGGCAAGAACGCTAA
- the STE50 gene encoding Ste50p (similar to Saccharomyces cerevisiae STE50 (YCL032W); ancestral locus Anc_1.42) has product MSLNHEEGSAVGQASIVDDNFKKWSSNEVVTWCVASLGLSESDPLAERLQKNDVSGELLTELSLDDLKELCEPDLDKAIRFKVLLNKLQYDAGVDSKLQKQQENMIITLKNLHSTLTQKLQDFQTQYSKLRLDVLEIVKNPSISPRIPLQQQHSSQQLQQLPQQPSDYFDGPHHPGDYPSGSSKTPAFAPKLPISRSTSSQLNTADTPGLLSSGSNEPLKQLRASKEDSCQRILKNAMKRHHLNDQEWKQYVLVICYGDQERLLDLEEKPVVIFKNLKQQGLHPAIMLRRRGDFEELNMASEDVTPGGRL; this is encoded by the coding sequence ATGTCCCTTAATCATGAGGAGGGTTCCGCAGTTGGACAGGCTTCGATCGTGGATGATAACTTTAAAAAATGGTCGTCGAACGAGGTGGTTACATGGTGCGTTGCCTCTCTTGGACTATCTGAAAGCGATCCGCTGGCTGAACGACTGCAGAAAAACGATGTTAGCGGTGAGCTTTTGACAGAGCTATCACTGgatgatttgaaagaactatGTGAACCCGACCTTGACAAGGCGATAAGATTTAAAGTTCTATTGAATAAACTTCAATATGACGCTGGCGTGGATTCCAAATTGCAGAAACAACAGGAAAATATGATAATAACgttaaaaaatttgcattCGACACTAACCCAGAAGCTGCAAGACTTCCAAACTCAATATTCCAAACTTAGGCTAGATGTCTTGGAAATTGTGAAGAATCCGAGTATAAGCCCCAGAATTCCATTGCAGCAACAACATTCATCTCAACAACTGCAACAACTGCCACAGCAACCAAGTGATTATTTTGATGGACCTCATCACCCCGGCGATTATCCTTCGGGCTCTTCCAAAACACCTGCATTTGCACCTAAACTACCTATCAGTAGATCCACATCTTCACAGTTGAACACAGCTGATACACCTGGACTCTTATCTTCTGGATCTAACGAGCCATTGAAACAGCTTCGTGCTTCCAAAGAGGATTCTTGCCAACgtatattgaaaaatgctaTGAAGAGACATCATTTAAACGATCAAGAGTGGAAACAGTACGTGCTAGTTATTTGTTATGGTGACCAGGAAAGGCTGTTGGATTTGGAAGAGAAGCCAGTcgtcattttcaaaaacttgaaacaACAAGGACTGCATCCGGCCATCATGTTGAGAAGGCGAGGTGATTTTGAGGAACTGAATATGGCCAGTGAAGATGTAACTCCTGGGGGTAGATTATAA
- the RRP7 gene encoding Rrp7p (similar to Saccharomyces cerevisiae RRP7 (YCL031C); ancestral locus Anc_1.43) — protein MARKSVSPDCMKKGFLVIPFKLPTHRTLKNDDAFHFMFVKKHQSQYENEQNCLFLVNIPLLTHLDNLKIAFNEICSRFDTVSHIEELLYNDEFGLEEVDLSALTSDLMSVKDAESKRYTPRNTALLKFVDEASLTNCFDALKKYSKLDSSSLIEWQYKSPTIATFLNFYRPLDVDYLKWDIHMHMELFEQREQEAQDAIQTSIVDEDGFTLVVGKNTKSLNSIRKKILKKNPLSKHENKVIPPSTVDKKAKKDFYRFQIRERKKQEINQLLKKFKEDQEKIKIMKANRRFNPYT, from the coding sequence ATGGCAAGAAAATCTGTTTCTCCAGATTGCATGAAGAAAGGATTTCTTGTGATACCATTCAAGTTACCGACACACAGAACGCTCAAGAACGATGATgcttttcattttatgtTTGTGAAGAAACATCAATCTCAGTATGAAAACGAGCAGAACTGCCTCTTTCTGGTCAATATTCCACTTTTAACACACTTAGATAACCTGAAAATAGCCTTTAATGAGATCTGTTCCCGGTTTGACACAGTGTCGCACATTGAAGAGTTGCTATATAATGACGAATTCGGATTGGAGGAAGTGGATCTTTCCGCCTTGACCTCTGATTTAATGTCGGTAAAAGATGCTGAATCCAAAAGGTATACACCCAGAAACACGGCTTTGCTAAAGTTTGTCGATGAGGCAAGCTTGACAAATTGCTTTGATGctttaaaaaaatactCGAAACTTGACTCAAGTTCGCTCATAGAATGGCAATATAAATCCCCAACCATTGCAacctttttgaatttctaTAGACCACTTGATGTAGACTATCTGAAATGGGATATTCACATGCACATGGAACTATTCGAACAGAGGGAACAAGAGGCCCAAGATGCCATTCAGACTTCCATTGTCGACGAAGATGGATTTACTTTAGTTGTTggaaaaaatacaaagtCACTAAATTCTATAAgaaagaagattttgaagaaaaacCCACTCTCAAAACACGAGAACAAAGTTATACCGCCATCGACAGTTGATAAGAAAgccaaaaaagatttttaCAGGTTTCAAATTAGAGAACGTAAAAAGCAAGAGATTAATCaacttttaaaaaaatttaaagagGATCAAgagaagatcaaaataatgaaagCAAATAGGAGGTTCAATCCTTATACATGA
- the SDH7 gene encoding Sdh7p (similar to Saccharomyces cerevisiae ACN9 (YDR511W); ancestral locus Anc_1.44): MRTTGAVLHRVTSTLLKARRIITKGSQPILPPLQLYRRILREHKNLPQLQRELGDQYLKSEFRLHKNTDNPLHIVGFLTSWQDYLGLISKGDWSEATLTSDVLEKLSPDQVVQLYELMKETEQIRTGEINEAASKSME; the protein is encoded by the coding sequence ATGCGAACTACAGGGGCTGTGCTCCATAGGGTGACATCAACACTTCTGAAAGCACGTCGAATAATCACAAAGGGTAGCCAACCAATCCTTCCACCCCTACAGCTGTATAGAAGAATTCTTAGGGAACACAAAAATTTGCCGCAGCTACAGAGAGAACTGGGAGATCAATACCTAAAGAGCGAATTTCGGTTGCACAAGAACACAGACAATCCGCTGCACATAGTGGGTTTCTTGACTAGCTGGCAAGATTACCTTGGATTAATTTCCAAGGGGGATTGGAGTGAAGCGACCTTGACCTCCGATGTTCTAGAGAAGCTTTCTCCGGACCAGGTTGTGCAACTTTATGAATTGATGAAGGAAACAGAGCAAATTCGTACGGGTGAGATCAACGAGGCAGCCTCAAAGTCAATGGAATGA
- the HIS4 gene encoding trifunctional histidinol dehydrogenase/phosphoribosyl-AMP cyclohydrolase/phosphoribosyl-ATP diphosphatase (similar to Saccharomyces cerevisiae HIS4 (YCL030C); ancestral locus Anc_1.45), producing the protein MVFPILPIYGNDAATLIKDKPFLTIAGQALLDSSELSQVEIKTFAEEFGSSIKIISVLVKETSRFTDDEIVDLLNNGIFTLFLSDKSYADHLSQEVGVPKERLTILKGSCYKNHFIVVDDFKIDSLIPANQLTVEIFVKSLISAIKTDREDKLLTTLVVDTHDRCLGLVYSSVESIKIAIEKKAGVYFSRSRNEIWIKGLTSGNTQQLKCIQLDCDGDALKFVVEQGGENSSFCHLETESCFGQFDHGLIGLERLLQQRLKNAPEGSYTHRLFNDPELLTAKIKEEAEELTEAKTKSEIAWEAADLFYFALAKLVSEGVSLSDVETNLQTKHLKITRRRGDAKAKFLNTNDKPTEPQADSGLIHLKILKSKENVALKEALTRPIQNTNQIMKLVNPIVESVRNNGDKSLMEFTQKFDGVKLKTPVLEAPFPKEYFDGLTDEMKESLDLSIENVRKFHAAQLQETVLKVETKPGVLCSRFPRPIEKVGLYIPGGTAVLPSTALMLGVPAQVAGCKEIIFASPPRKSDGKVSPEVVYVASKVGASMIVLAGGAQAVAAMAYGTESVPKVDKIAGPGNQFVTAAKMYVQNDTQALCSIDMPAGPSEVLVICDEDADADFVASDLLSQAEHGIDSQVILLGVDLSSKKVEEIQAAVHSQATNLSRVDIIRKCISHSSIVLCESYEEAFQISNQYAPEHLILQISNAEDYVKDVDNAGSIFVGAYTPESCGDYSSGTNHTLPTYGYARQYSGLNTSAFQKFITSQSITPEGLDKIGKAVMCIAKVEGLDGHRNAVKIRMSKLGLLPENFK; encoded by the coding sequence ATGGTATTCCCTATTCTCCCCATCTATGGCAATGACGCTGCCACCCTCATCAAAGATAAACCATTTTTAACTATTGCAGGGCAAGCACTATTGGATTCTTCTGAATTATCTCAGGTTGAAATCAAGACTTTTGCAGAAGAATTTGGCTCGAGTATCAAGATAATATCAGTTTTAGTCAAGGAAACCTCTAGATTCACGGACGATGAAATAGTTGATTTGTTAAACAACGGTATTTTTACATTGTTTCTGAGTGATAAGTCGTATGCCGATCATCTTTCTCAAGAAGTCGGTGTGCCAAAAGAAAGACttacaattttgaagggATCTTGTTATAAGAATCactttattgttgttgatgatttcaagaTTGATTCTCTGATTCCTGCCAACCAATTAACGGTGGAGATATTTGTCAAAAGTTTGATTTCGGCGATCAAAACCGATCGTGAAGATAAACTTTTGACGACACTTGTGGTAGATACTCACGACCGTTGCTTAGGTTTGGTATACTCATCCGTGGAATCTATCAAAATCgccattgaaaagaaagcgGGCGTTTATTTTTCCCGTTCACGCAATGAAATATGGATCAAAGGGCTAACATCGGGCAATACACAACAATTGAAATGCATTCAATTGGATTGCGATGGAGACgcattgaaatttgttgTTGAACAAGGTGGCGAAAATTCGAGTTTTTGCCACTTAGAAACTGAGTCTTGTTTTGGTCAATTCGATCATGGTTTGATTGGCCTTGAAAGATTACTGCAacaaagattgaaaaatgcacCAGAAGGTTCCTATACACATAGATTATTCAATGATCCTGAACTCTTGACGGCAAagatcaaagaagaagcgGAAGAATTAACTGAAGCTAAGACGAAGTCAGAGATTGCGTGGGAAGCAGCAGATTTATTCTACTTCGCACTAGCAAAACTTGTCTCAGAAGGTGTCAGTTTGTCGGATGTTGAAACGAACTTGCAAACAAAACATCTTAAAATTACGAGAAGAAGAGGTGACGCCAAGGCAAAATTCCTCAACACTAATGACAAACCTACTGAACCTCAAGCTGATAGTGGATTGatccatttgaaaattctgaaatccaaagaaaatgttgcTTTGAAGGAAGCACTAACCAGACCTATTCAAAATACCAATCAAATCATGAAGTTGGTCAACCCTATAGTTGAAAGCGTCAGAAATAACGGTGATAAATCATTGATGGAATTCACACAAAAGTTTGATGGTGTCAAGTTAAAGACTCCAGTGTTGGAGGCTCCATTCCCAAAGGAGTATTTTGACGGACTAACTGACGAAATGAAAGAATCATTGGATCTTTCGATCGAAAATGTTCGTAAATTCCACGCTGCACAGCTGCAAGAAACTGTATTGAAAGTGGAGACGAAGCCCGGTGTTCTATGTTCAAGATTTCCTCGTCCTATAGAAAAGGTTGGTCTCTACATTCCAGGAGGAACAGCGGTTCTGCCTAGTACAGCCCTTATGTTAGGTGTTCCAGCTCAAGTAGCTGGTTGCAAGGAAATCATCTTTGCTTCTCCACCTCGTAAGTCAGATGGTAAAGTTTCACCTGAGGTCGTTTATGTCGCTTCAAAAGTCGGTGCTTCAATGATTGTCTTGGCAGGTGGTGCTCAAGCTGTAGCTGCCATGGCATACGGGACTGAGTCTGTTCCAAAGGTCGACAAAATTGCGGGCCCTGGAAACCAGTTTGTTACCGCCGCAAAAATGTATGTTCAAAATGACACACAAGCACTATGTTCCATCGATATGCCTGCCGGCCCAAGTGAAGTTTTAGTTATCTGTGATGAAGATGCCGACGCTGACTTTGTAGCCAGCGACCTCTTGTCGCAAGCAGAACATGGTATTGATTCTCAAGTTATCCTTCTTGGTGTCGATTTAAGCAGCaagaaagttgaagagaTCCAAGCTGCTGTTCATAGTCAAGCTACGAACTTATCGCGTGTTGACATCATTCGTAAATGTATTTCTCACAGTTCTATTGTTTTATGTGAGAGTTATGAAGAAGCGTTCCAAATCTCCAACCAGTACGCACCTGAGCACTTAATTTTGCAAATCTCCAATGCAGAAGACTATGTCAAAGATGTAGATAATGCTGGTAGCATTTTTGTAGGTGCTTACACGCCTGAATCGTGTGGCGATTACTCCAGTGGAACGAACCATACTTTACCAACCTACGGTTATGCAAGACAATACAGTGGTCTGAATACCTCGgctttccaaaaattcattACATCGCAAAGTATTACTCCAGAAGGTTTGGATAAAATAGGCAAAGCAGTCATGTGTATCGCTAAGGTCGAAGGCTTAGATGGTCACCGAAACGCCGTTAAAATTAGAATGTCCAAATTAGGCTTATTGCCCGAGAACTTCAAATGA
- the BIK1 gene encoding Bik1p (similar to Saccharomyces cerevisiae BIK1 (YCL029C); ancestral locus Anc_1.46) → MERYKEKIGCLVHIPNVGRGKLKYLGPVEGKPGIYAGVDLLANIGKNNGSFGERQYFESEYPHSGLFVQLEKLIPLIESTYDSKKDPLAIESSPQNEKENVQNKERNLWSSETTIQKTSTGNNQQSPTLVNNLLTSSDGKSPKHDDFKTTPSSGKHESKSSLGYSDVDGDVCMSALSSKDAVPYSEYYSSKSYRDQQLRIEKHEKEIMQYKKLLNEQRVLLEELQPAIEEYEKNMLLVEKENQELRYQLIKQQEQQEKQKQFFEGEHEQLLTVVEELHEQMKSNERYFKNSSGTCLPKD, encoded by the coding sequence ATGGAAAGGTATAAAGAGAAAATAGGATGTTTAGTTCACATACCTAATGTTGGCCGTGGAAAGTTAAAGTATCTGGGACCTGTAGAAGGCAAACCTGGTATTTATGCGGGGGTTGATCTCTTAGCTAATATTGGCAAAAATAATGGCAGCTTTGGGGAGCGACAATATTTCGAAAGTGAATATCCACACAGCGGACTATTTGTACAAttagaaaaattgattcCCTTGATTGAGTCAACTTATGATTCGAAAAAGGATCCCTTGGCTATAGAATCATCCCCTCAAAATGAGAAGGAAAACGTACAAAATAAAGAGAGGAACCTCTGGAGCAGTGAAACAACAATTCAAAAGACATCAACAGGGAATAATCAACAGTCACCAACGCTTGTAAATAATCTTTTGACATCTTCTGACGGAAAGTCACCAAAACACGATGATTTTAAAACAACTCCAAGCTCAGGGAAGCatgaatcaaaatcaagttTAGGTTACAGTGATGTTGATGGAGACGTATGTATGTCAGCTCTTTCTTCTAAAGATGCGGTGCCATACAGCGAATACTATTCATCAAAGAGTTATAGAGACCAACAGCTTCGCATAGAGAAGcatgaaaaggaaattaTGCAGTATAAAAAGTTATTGAATGAACAACGAGTACTACTCGAAGAACTGCAACCTGCAATTGAGGAGTATGAGAAAAATATGCTTCTTgtggaaaaagaaaaccaagAACTACGatatcaattgatcaagCAACAGGAGCAAcaggaaaaacaaaagcAATTTTTTGAGGGTGAACATGAACAACTACTTactgttgttgaagaattaCATGAACAAATGAAGTCTAATGAAAGATATTTCAAGAACAGCTCAGGAACTTGTTTGCCCAAAGATTAA